The segment CGATCTCCTGAAGGAAGGTGTTCCATCGGAAACTCGACAACGGGCTTCGAAAACTCTCGTGCAGCCACCGGACTCTGATCGTTCATCGAACGACGACATAGTAGCTTAAAACGTATAGCAATATGAACGACGTGACGCCTCTTTTCTGCAGTTACATTCGGCTTCTCTCTACTGGCTCGCGCTAGTTGACTAATGTAATCCATTTATTACTATCTTTTTGCCGAAAAACGGACTCGAGGCGATGTCGGTGACGAATTTCGTCGATTCTCGGATGTAACTCGTCTGTCGAAAGACCAGAAAACCCACTGTTGCTCTGGTGCTTTCCCGTCGAGACGTCCAGGCCCGACGCTGGCCGGTTCGTTGTCCATGACCGTCCCGATCATCTGAAGGCGAATCAGTTGGATATCGAACTTCGATCAGTCGAATCTCGTAGCACTCATCAAAACTCCCACCGGAGCGAACCGAGTCGGGCCCGCGAAATCCGATAGGGCACTCGTACATCGGTGAATCGTTCCTCAGCGAATCGGTATACACACGGTCACATTGGAAGTGCTATACACCGGACATATGATCTCATTGTGCCTTTCAGCCGTCCAGTAACCCCACTGGTGCATTATCCTAACTAGTGACACCAATTGACTGACTTTACCTATCTTGTGTTATGGGCCGTTATTGAACCTTAATCTTATATTATGGGTTCTTAGGACCGATTTTCTATCACCAGAAAATGAGATAAGGTCACTTAGATGCATTCATAGATACATTGAAGGTCATCCCGTTTGATGAATCGCGTATGACCGATCGACCGGACACATCTAGAAAATCAATCAAAACGTACGTTCCGGCCTACCAGAAAGACGAGTGGCGATCTCATGCCGACGAACTCGACATGAGCCAGAGCGAGTTCGTTCGAACGATGGTTCAGGCCGGACGAAAGGGGTTTACATCCGGCTCCGAGGAACCCGATTCTCCGGCCTCTGACCCTGGGGGTAACGTCCTCGAGACCCGGGTCCTCGAGTTACTTTCGACTGACACGTATTCGTGGGACGAGTTGCTGGAGGCGGTCAGCGACGATATCGAATCCCGCCTCGACGAAACGCTCGAGGATCTTCAGTCTACCAATCGAATTCGATACAGTGGTCGACACGGCGGGTACACGCTCGTGGGGGACGGCGATGGCGACTGAGGCGACGACCGAGGACGTCGACGATCCGATCGTCTACTTTCTCGACGACCAGCGCTATCACGGGAAAAGCGATCGAACGATCGAGGCCTACGAACGTGTTCTCAGGGGGTTCGAGGCCTTCGTTTCCGAAGAATTCTCGGTCGAATCGCTTCCCGATGCGACCAGGCGGGAGTGTATGGCCTGGGTTCACTCGCTCCGTGGACAGTACGAACCGAGCACGGTCGCGACGTATGCGTCGTATCTCAACCGATTTTACGATTACATGAACCGCATCGGGATGTTCGAGGCCAACCCCATGGCGCTGGTCATGGAGGAAATGTCGGAATCGATCGATTCGGATCCGACGAGACGGGATATCTCGATCGACGAGATGCGCTCGTTCGTCGACACGATCACGCACCCGCTCGAGCGAGCGATCGTTCTCACGCTGTTGAAAACCGGAATGCGCGTCGGTGAGCTCTGTAATCTGGATCTTCGCGACCTGACCGTCGACTGTGACGAACTCGAGCTCCAGTGGGATGCAAGAGTCGAACTCGATCATCGTCCATCCTCCGTGTTCGTTTCATCTGATCCCGCACGCGGAACGGAAATCAACGGTGACGAACGAACTGCCTCGAACAAGAGAAAGCGTGATACCGTAATTCCCGTCGACGATGAACTCCGAAGCGTACTCGTGGCGTGGCTCGCGATTCGTCCCGATCCAATTTCACCAGCGAGACCGCTGTTCGTCGACACCCGAAACTCGTGGGGAGAACGAATTACACCGTCGGACGTGCGGTACGTCGTCGAAAAACACGGCCGAGAGTTCGGTTGGTATCGAACTGGTGGCGGAACGACCGAGAACGTAACACCTCACTATTTCCGTCATTTCTTTACGACGCATTTGCGGGATCGAACCGGTGACCGAGGTATCGTCCAGTATCTTCGGGGCGACGTCGCGAGCGAAGTGATCGATACCTACACGCACGACTGGGGTGATCGCGTCCGAACCACTTACCTCGAGTACATTTATTCGCTGTCCAGATGAGGGCGGTCACGTCCGATATGGTTTTGAACGTCTTTTTTACTGTGCCTATAGTAACATCTCGTGTTGCGCATGAGCCTCATAAAGTATATACTGATATATCTAATTTCTCGTGTTGTGATGCGAATGCCGGCCAAAACGTTCACGGGAATCGGATAGTCACCTTCGAAAACGGGTCATGACTGGTCGAAAACAGCGTCGCTAACTACAGACATCTCTCACGAAATGCAAACCAGAACGAGAATTAAATGAGCGTAATCAGCTCTTTATTGAGCCAATTGATAAATATGAGAGGGAGTACGGGGTTTCTTTCTCGTTTCGATCACCCAATCCGCTCCTGGGTGAGAAAGTCAACCAGCAGCCAAAAATTGTAAATGATACAGTCAAATCCAAAATGGAACTATCGGACTTTAAACTCTTTCGGGGTCGTCCAGGCAGCTGCCTCCTTAACCGAAGTGGACGAGTTCTCAATTGCCCCGCGATCAATATACTCTCATTTTCTGTTTCGCCCAGTGACGGTCTAATGCGAGCTCGTCTCTCACATCAAGGCTCGTGAGATGGTTGCGGAGATCTCCTCTCCGTGGACGTTATCTTGAATCGGTTGGAGATACAGACTGAATCATCATTGCCGCCATTCAATGTTAGATCAAAAACCTTGAGCAACCGAATATCGCGATTCAAGCCTGTGGAAATCTCACACCAGGTATTCAACTATTACTTATTGAAGGTTGAATCACGCCCATACCAATTCAGCGCACCTTGAACGGCCGACCAACTCATTCAACTATAATCGCTAAACCTTTAGTGAGATGGAACTGACCGTTGTATATGGACCGGAATCGCTTTGCAGAGAGCGCCCCCGGAGAACTCGTCACAACCACTATCGACGGGTACGAGACCCCCTCGTTTATTCCCGATTCCCTTGACACAATCGAACTCGATCAGGGAGAATTCACTAAGGAGATCGGGC is part of the Natrarchaeobius halalkaliphilus genome and harbors:
- a CDS encoding tyrosine-type recombinase/integrase — its product is MATEATTEDVDDPIVYFLDDQRYHGKSDRTIEAYERVLRGFEAFVSEEFSVESLPDATRRECMAWVHSLRGQYEPSTVATYASYLNRFYDYMNRIGMFEANPMALVMEEMSESIDSDPTRRDISIDEMRSFVDTITHPLERAIVLTLLKTGMRVGELCNLDLRDLTVDCDELELQWDARVELDHRPSSVFVSSDPARGTEINGDERTASNKRKRDTVIPVDDELRSVLVAWLAIRPDPISPARPLFVDTRNSWGERITPSDVRYVVEKHGREFGWYRTGGGTTENVTPHYFRHFFTTHLRDRTGDRGIVQYLRGDVASEVIDTYTHDWGDRVRTTYLEYIYSLSR
- a CDS encoding DUF5805 domain-containing protein; translation: MTDRPDTSRKSIKTYVPAYQKDEWRSHADELDMSQSEFVRTMVQAGRKGFTSGSEEPDSPASDPGGNVLETRVLELLSTDTYSWDELLEAVSDDIESRLDETLEDLQSTNRIRYSGRHGGYTLVGDGDGD